The following is a genomic window from Sutcliffiella horikoshii.
ACAGAGGATATGAAAAAACGAGGGATGAACCCTACAAGTGAATTGATTCATTTTGAAATAGTACCAGCCTCCATTAATATAGCTGAGGAACTTCATATCAAGGAACATGCACCTGTATATGAGATCAAAAGGATACGTTTAGCTGATGGTGAACCGATGGCACTTGAGACAAATTACCTCTCTGCCAATTTAGTCAAAGGACTAACGGAAGAAGTCGTAAACACTTCCATCTATGCTTATATCGAAGAGAAGCTGAACCTTGAAATTGCCCATGCAGAACAGATGATTGAATCCATACAAGCTTCCAGTGAAGATGCCAAACTTTTAAAAATTAATAAAGATTATCCAATGTTATACATTAAGCGAAACACTTTTCTACAAAACGGGACTCCTCTGGAACTAGTAAAATCCCACTATAGGGGTGACCGATATAAATTCTACATCAAAATGAAGAGATTCGAATAGTAAGGGAGAGGTATCATGGATACGAGTTATTTATCAGCTGTTCAACAGCTCCTGACAAAAGTGGAGAAAAAAAACAATATGGAGATAGAGCAGTCATCCTCTCTCCTTGCTGACTGCTTTGGAAATGAAGGTATACTACATGTTTTTGGATGCGGCCACTCCCACATGATCGCCGAAGAAGTATTTTATAGAGCTGGTGGAATTGTCCCAATCAGACCTTTATTTGTGGAAGATCTCATGCTGCAT
Proteins encoded in this region:
- a CDS encoding GntR family transcriptional regulator, yielding MIDKSSPIPFYYQLESFIKDQINSGNLVPGDTIPSEREYAKAYGISRMTVRQAINSLVTEGLLYRKKGSGTFVANKKIEQPLQGLTSFTEDMKKRGMNPTSELIHFEIVPASINIAEELHIKEHAPVYEIKRIRLADGEPMALETNYLSANLVKGLTEEVVNTSIYAYIEEKLNLEIAHAEQMIESIQASSEDAKLLKINKDYPMLYIKRNTFLQNGTPLELVKSHYRGDRYKFYIKMKRFE